The Chamaesiphon minutus PCC 6605 DNA window TAACTTAGGTGATGTAATCCACTATATAGATATTGAGAATAGATGTCAATATTTATTGAAAGATTTTATCAACAACTTTAGAGATAGGACAGCGGGTATCTCTCCACCACGATCGGCGAATTTCTAAACGCGATCGCCCAGATCGCTCCTTTACTACTAGCCGAACTCACCAAAAAATAGATTTACAATTAGATCTGGCGATCTAACAATTGAAACATATATGCTCCGCCATCTTGGCCTATAAATAGCTGGTCGATCGGTAAGATTTATAAATAATTAACTTCTAAATAAACGGCTGTAGAGGGTTTCGTGCTGCATACTAGCTAATGAAAGTCCCCAACTACAAGCATAAAGATCGCGATCGGCTAAAGTCGGAATTGTTCGCGCTAACGCATCGATATTGGGCTGTAACTGCCACAAGATCTGTTGTCCGGCTGTTTGCCCTAACGGAATCAATTTAATGCCTACACTGAGCTGATTTGCCACCCAGGTATGCACGTATGCCAGAATTGCCGCCTCCCTCTCGATTTGCCAAGCTTGAGCGACATGTCCAAACGCGATCGCATAATTACAAGGATTACCAATAGCCGAGATCGAATCGGCGATCTCTGGTGTTAGTTCGAGTGCCAGTTTTACTAACGAACCACCCATTTGCCAACTTTGGAGGCGCAACTCTTCAGTTTCGCGAGCGGCACAGAGCCATTGGTTCCAGTATCGCAGGCGAGCGATCTCGCCAGTCATTCCCGCCAGATAAGCCCGATCTACCATCGCCGTCTCGATCCGAATGGCTCCAGTCTGTAATTCGCACTCGATCCAAGCTTGCAGCGTCCCGCGATCGGAAATGATGCCGCGATCGATTGTCTGCTCCAATCCTTCCGAATAACTATATCCCCCTACAGGTAATAGCGGACTCGATAACTGAAGCAGTCTCAATAGCTGTTGGCGATCTGGGGTAGCGTTCTCGCGATCCATTAATCTAAGTTACTAACATATTAAATAGAAAACTAGCGATTTTCTTTCAGAAACACTTCGTGAACGCCATCTCAACAACTGCTTCGATCGAATATTCAATTTTAGCAGCCCGATCGATTAAAGCAATACGAGTCCTTTCGGGTAATCGCAATAGAATGACTTCAGCATCGGAGAGCGATAGTTGCTCGTGAAGTTAAGTTTGCATGGCTTTACATCTCTGCTGGAATTTGAACGTTGTATGGCGGCTCGGTCGATCGAAGGATGATGGCTGCTAGTTCTAATAGTAGCGTGGGATTTCCCCAGTGGGCAATGAGTGCTACTGCCATCCGCACGTCTCGATCGTTATATTTAAGGATTGAGTTTGCGGGTAAAAGATATCAATTTTGGGCACAAACAGATCGTAGTCAGAGCCGCAAATCAGACAAGCTCAAGCACGAGTAGCACGAGAACGAGATCGATCGAATCGATTGACTGCTAAATTACGCGCTTTGGGTATCGCTCCAGATGCAGGTTAGAACAGTCGATCCGATCGCTCCTCACATCGGTAACTAATGTGAATATGTACCAAGCCGAACAAAACTGAAAGCGAGTTTCGGTTTTGTTTGACGCTTTAATTCAAAAATGCAGTATGGTCGAGTAAGGAAGCTTTTAAACATCGGTTGCATCACTCAGCTATGGTTAACTCAACGCAGCAAGTACATTCCCAGTTCGACACCAATCTAGATATCGCTAAGTACGAATCGAAGACTCAGGAAATTGCCCGCCAGCTTTTAGGTGAAACTACCAAAAGCTCGATTTGGTCGAAGTTATCCCAAATTAAAGATGAGTTGCGCTTTGATGACAAGCTGATGGCTTGGACGATGGAAAATGAAGGTTTGCGGGTGCAATTATTTCGACTGATCGATTGTTTGCCAGCATTGCAGAGCAAAGCCGAAATTGCCCGCCACATGCAGGAATATCTAGCTAATGATGCGGTTGAAGTGCCTGCGATGCGATCGCTATTGAACTTTAGTACCGACAATCCCAATTCGTTAACGGCAACCGCCGCCGCGACAACGCTGTCAACAGCGATCGCGACTCTGGCGAAGCGGTATATCTGTGGCGAAAATTTGCCAGCAGCTACCAAAACGATCGAGCGATTGCGGCGCGAGCGATTGGCATTTACGATGGATCTATTAGGTGAAGCGGTAATTAGCGAAGTCGAAGCCGAGGGTTATCTCGATCGCTATCTTACCATGATGGAAAATTTAGCCGCTCGCGCACGCAATTGGCCGACCATCGCAGAAATCGATCGTTCGGAGCTAGGTAGTCTCGATCGCGTGCAAGTGTCGGTGAAACTTAGTGCCTTTTACTCTCAATTCGATCCGCTCGATCCGGTAATGACAACGGAAAAAGTCAGCGAACCAGTCCGCAGATTGCTCCGCAAAGCTCAGGCTATCGGCTGTGGGATTCACTTTGATATGGAGCAGTACGAGTTTAAATCGCTGACATTGCAGATTCTCAAACAGGTATTGATGGAGCCAGAATTTGTCGATCGCACCAATGTCGGATTGACGATTCAAGGTTATTTGCGCGATAGCGAAGCAGATTTATATGACTTAATTGCTTGGGCAAAAGAACGCGCTCATCCGGTGACGGTGCGGCTAGTTAAAGGTGCCTATTGGGATCGGGAAACGATCCGCGCTTATCAACAAGG harbors:
- a CDS encoding urease accessory protein UreF, which produces MDRENATPDRQQLLRLLQLSSPLLPVGGYSYSEGLEQTIDRGIISDRGTLQAWIECELQTGAIRIETAMVDRAYLAGMTGEIARLRYWNQWLCAARETEELRLQSWQMGGSLVKLALELTPEIADSISAIGNPCNYAIAFGHVAQAWQIEREAAILAYVHTWVANQLSVGIKLIPLGQTAGQQILWQLQPNIDALARTIPTLADRDLYACSWGLSLASMQHETLYSRLFRS